In Vibrio pomeroyi, the genomic window TAAGATCTTTGGGGTTTTCAGGTTTCCCGTACTTACTTAGGTAATCGGGTGATGCAACGTATTGGATTTTGTTGTTGAACAGGAAGCGAGCCTTTAACCCTGAGTCTTTGAGTTGTGATGCTCGGATAGCAATATCAATGTTGTGGTCATTCAGGTTTACAATTCGGTCGTCGACACTGAGGTTTACACGGATACCTGGATGCTGCTCAATAAAGGCTTGAAGTGGTTCGCTCAATAACATTGTAGAAAATGCACTTGGTGCTGAGATCTTAAGCTCGCCTTCTACGGATTCAGTCTCACGCTTGAGTTTGCTTTCTATGGTAGACATCTCTTCGAGTAAACGGGAGCAATAGGTGAGGTAGTCTTTTCCTGCATGAGTGAGGGAGATTTTTCGGCTGTTTCGTTGAAACAAAGTGATCCCTAAGTCACTCTCCAACCACGCTATCTTCTTGCTCACTGCACTTTGTGTCATGTCTAACTTGTTGGCCGTTGCAGTGAAGCTATTCAGTTGCGCGGTTTCCACAAAGATGCGAATACATTCGATCTTGTCCATCTTACTCGCCTTTGGTTTATCTATTCCAATTTGGAATCTTAACTATCCTAAAGCTAGCATTTATCACCTCAATTATGAATGCTTAAATAGCATCGTTGAAATTAATGTGATTCTTATAGAGGTAGCGAGATGGGTACAGCAATCAGCATTTTGATGGTGGTGTTCTTTGTGTTGGCGAGTTCGATTAAAACACTTGGTTGGCAAAAGAAGGTATTTGAAATTCAACTTGGTTTCTTTAAAAGCTATGGCTTGAATAGAGTGATTATGTTTCTGGTGGGGTTAGTCGAACTGACAGGAGCAGTACTTTTGATTTTAGCTCTATGTGAAATTTCACCAGAACAGACTCAAGTGATGGGCGGAGCAATACTTGGAGCGACTTCAATAGGAGCACTTTATTTCCATTTAAGATTTGATACTTGGAAAGACGGTATTCCTGCGATAGTCACCTTGTTGTGTTCAAGTTTTTTAGTATTA contains:
- a CDS encoding DoxX family protein, producing the protein MGTAISILMVVFFVLASSIKTLGWQKKVFEIQLGFFKSYGLNRVIMFLVGLVELTGAVLLILALCEISPEQTQVMGGAILGATSIGALYFHLRFDTWKDGIPAIVTLLCSSFLVLAFWY
- a CDS encoding LysR family transcriptional regulator, whose translation is MDKIECIRIFVETAQLNSFTATANKLDMTQSAVSKKIAWLESDLGITLFQRNSRKISLTHAGKDYLTYCSRLLEEMSTIESKLKRETESVEGELKISAPSAFSTMLLSEPLQAFIEQHPGIRVNLSVDDRIVNLNDHNIDIAIRASQLKDSGLKARFLFNNKIQYVASPDYLSKYGKPENPKDLSQHQCLTYSLMNPASEWRFTDKEHQCTSVKVNQIFTSDSPEMLLTMARQGLGVVALPDWMSDEFVEKGELTRLLEGWNNEYLPMYAVYHASDYLPQRIRVFIDFLAECLSSTDN